The following proteins are encoded in a genomic region of Montipora foliosa isolate CH-2021 chromosome 8, ASM3666993v2, whole genome shotgun sequence:
- the LOC138012713 gene encoding cytochrome P450 3A8-like, with translation MAELLHEITSLETVASLVHYTTILALVLLVVLLLHWCGTLGFTDLKKFNVPGPKPLPFLGNFLEARKYGGLHLMHLDYFKKYGKVYTLCLGARPSLVVGDPELLKQIMIKDFPYFRNRFQFEPPPNTSFAKNVGALRDKKWKRIRNTLTPTFTAGKIKLMVPLIQKSCDTLVKKLEEICDTDQSVDMLDWFSKLTLEVILSTAFGVDAKIQLGENGDIVTETKKFFRTPQILRNITRLPFGYLVIKFLQALKGIDASYMEKVAQEVVKGRRQHGHTGRKDMLQLIMTAHEETTEEGIIKLTDDEIVAQSFVFLIAGYETSSNTLSFILYHLAVNPDLQDKLRAEIKEAIESDSGNKTLYDVCRDLEYLDCVIKEALRLNPPAAFANRECAEDYDNNGIHIPAGTEIIIPIYALHHDPDAWEDPETFNPERFRGPANDTRHAFQHLPFGAGPRNCIGMRFALLEIKIALVKILMKFKFVRSPETQVPLIIHSGITLSAKDGVNVRVESLL, from the exons ATGGCTGAACTGCTGCACGAAATAACGTCTCTCGAAACGGTGGCATCCCTCGTTCATTATACAACGATCTTGGCGCTTGTCTTACTTGTCGTCTTGTTACTTCACTGGTGCGGAACGCTTGGCTTCACGGACCTGAAGAAATTTAATGTTCCCGGGCCAAAGCCTCTTCCTTTTCTTGGGAACTTTCTGGAGGCACGAAAATACGGTGGCCTGCACTTAATGCATCTAGACTACTTCAAAAAGTATGGCAAAGTCTATACCCTCTGTCTGGGTGCGAGACCTTCGTTGGTCGTGGGTGACCCCGAGCTGTTAAAGCAGATCATGATCAAGGATTTTCCATACTTTCGCAATAGATTCCAATTCGAACCACCACCTAATACGTCATTCGCTAAAAATGTAGGTGCCTTGCGGGACAAGAAATGGAAGCGCATCCGCAACACGTTGACTCCGACGTTCACCGCGGGGAAGATTAAGTTGATGGTGCCACTAATCCAGAAATCATGTGACACTCTTGTAAAGAAACTTGAAGAGATTTGCGATACTG ATCAAAGTGTTGACATGCTCGATTGGTTCAGTAAGCTGACTCTCGAGGTGATTTTATCCACTGCTTTCGGCGTGGATGCCAAAATTCAGCTGGGTGAAAATGGTGACATAGTAACGGAAACCAAAAAGTTTTTCCGAACTCCTCAAATCCTTCGTAACATCACTCGTCTACCATTTGGTTACTTAGTCATAAAGTTCTTGCAAGCACTGAAAGGAATAGATGCAAGCTACATGGAAAAAGTGGCACAAGAGGTCGTCAAAGGCCGCCGTCAGCATGGTCACACGGGGCGAAAAGATATGCTGCAGCTGATTATGACAGCTCACGAGGAGACCACGGAAGAAGGGATCATCAAACTGACCGATGATGAAATTGTCGCGCAATCATTCGTATTCCTGATTGCTGGATACGAGACGTCAAGCAACACGTTGAGTTTTATACTCTACCACTTAGCTGTGAATCCAGATCTTCAAGACAAACTAAGGGCAGAAATTAAAGAAGCCATAGAAAGCGATTCAGGAAATAAGACTTTGTACGACGTTTGTCGTGACCTTGAGTACCTCGACTGCGTCATTAAAGAAGCTCTACGCTTAAACCCACCAGCCGCATTTGCCAACCGCGAGTGTGCAGAAGATTACGACAATAATGGCATTCACATTCCTGCTGGAACAGAGATTATCATTCCCATATATGCTCTGCATCATGATCCGGATGCTTGGGAGGACCCGGAGACgtttaaccccgagagattccGAGGCCCCGCAAACGATACGCGACACGCATTCCAACACCTTCCCTTCGGAGCCGGACCTAGAAACTGCATTGGAATGAGATTTGCTCTTCTGGAGATTAAGATAGCACTGGTGAAAATCCTGATGAAGTTCAAGTTTGTGCGATCACCCGAGACACAAGTTCCTTTGATCATACACTCCGGGATTACTTTAAGTGCAAAAGACGGAGTGAATGTTAGAGTAGAGTCTCTTCTCTAA